GTCATATAAAGAATCCTCTTTATGACACATCGCAATGTTCGGCATCCTTGTCATAATAATATTAACCGGAAGGGAAGTTAAATCCTGCTTTCCTAAACTTGCTCGCAATAAATCCTTACGGGAAACGACGCCAACTAAAAGCGTAGTTTGATCCACGACAAACAAAGTACCAACGTCCTCTAGAAACATTGTACAAATTGCATCGTATACGGAAACATTTTTATCAATGACAACCGGTCTAGATTGATAATCTTGTACTTTAATTTTTTTAACAGCTTCTGATAATAACTGACCACCAGTTTTTCCTGTATAAAAATAACCGACGCGCGGACGCGCTTCTAAATAACCCGCCATCGTTAAAATTGCCAAATCTGGTCTTAACGTTGCGCGCGTTAAATTTAACTGTGCAGCGATGGACTCTCCTGTAATAGGACCGTGATCTTTTACAATCTGAATGATATGTTCTTGCCGTTTATTCAGTTCTATGATAATCACCACCTTTAATACAAAACAAAAAAGTTATACTATCTCTTAAATATTATATACTAAATATGCTATTTGAAAAAGAAAGCATGTAAAAAGGACCTTCATATGGTCCTCATTATATTTGAAATTTATCAAGTTGTTCAAGAAAACGTCTTGATTTCAAATATATGCCACAATATTCATCATAATATGTATTCAATACGGTACGAATTTGTCGCTTCGTTTCATCTTTTACTGATACATTACCAAGCCGACCTAAGTCAAAGTGATAAAAGAGACGTAATAACTTATGAACCGCCTCACCAACTGGAATGCGATACGGATCTTGTTCTGCGTGACGAAAGCACAGAAAACCGCCTTCTCTTACAGAGAAGGCGACAAAGTCTGTTTCTTGGTGACAAATCGCACATGTATCAAAGTATGGATGCATCCCTAATACCGGAAGCATTTTCGTTTGATAAATAAGAGATAATACTTCAGGATCAACACCATCACACATATAGTGAAGTGTCTGATATAACATTTCAAATAAATACGGATTGTTCTTTTTATCTT
The window above is part of the Bacillus cytotoxicus NVH 391-98 genome. Proteins encoded here:
- a CDS encoding helix-turn-helix transcriptional regulator translates to MIIIELNKRQEHIIQIVKDHGPITGESIAAQLNLTRATLRPDLAILTMAGYLEARPRVGYFYTGKTGGQLLSEAVKKIKVQDYQSRPVVIDKNVSVYDAICTMFLEDVGTLFVVDQTTLLVGVVSRKDLLRASLGKQDLTSLPVNIIMTRMPNIAMCHKEDSLYDVAMELIERQIDAIPVVKETKQGLEVVGRITKTNITRAFVNLVNNE
- the recO gene encoding DNA repair protein RecO, which codes for MFQKVEGIVIRTTDYGETNKIVTIFSREFGKISVMARGAKKPKSRLASISQLMTHGHFLIQMGSGLGTLQQGEMISSMKEIREDIFLTAYASFIVELTDKATEDKKNNPYLFEMLYQTLHYMCDGVDPEVLSLIYQTKMLPVLGMHPYFDTCAICHQETDFVAFSVREGGFLCFRHAEQDPYRIPVGEAVHKLLRLFYHFDLGRLGNVSVKDETKRQIRTVLNTYYDEYCGIYLKSRRFLEQLDKFQI